The genome window GGGGGCTTGTCTTGTTCCGCCGCTTCACGCTCCACCACCGGGACGCAGATCACCAGGTCGCCCAGCAGCGGGATGTCGAGCAGCTCGTCGGGAACGTCGGCGGGGAACGACAGCACGTTGGTGGCGTAGTCTTTCTGCCGCCAAGTGTGGTTCAGCTCGCGGCCTTCGGGCTCGTCCACCAGGCGGATCGTCAGCTCCGAGTCGGCGCTGCGCTGGCGCAGGGCCAGTTCGCACCATTGGCGGAACTGGGCTTCGCTGGGGGCGGCGTGTTCGCAGGCCACTTGCAGGTCGAGTTCAAGCATTGTGGCGATTGCCTTTGCCTTCGGTCGTGTCGTCGGCCTCGCGATTCTCGAAGCGCTCGTAGGCTTCGACAATGCGCTGGACCAACGGATGGCGCACGACGTCCTTGGGCATGAAGTGCGTGAAGCTGATGCCTGGCACGTCCTTGAGGACCTGGATCACATGGTTCAGCCCGGACTTGGTGCCACGGGGCAGGTCGACCTGGGTGATGTCCCCGGTGATGACGGCGGTGGAGCCGAAGCCGATCCGGGTCAGGAACATTTTCATCTGCTCGACCGTGGTGTTCTGGCTTTCGTCGAGGATGATGAAGCTGTTGTTCAGGGTACGACCGCGCATGTAGGCCAGCGGCGCGACCTCGATGACCTGGCGCTCGATCAGCTTGGCGACGTATTCGAAGCCGAGCATTTCATACAGCGCGTCATAGAGCGGGCGCAGGTACGGGTCGATCTTCTGGGCCAGGTCGCCGGGCAGGAAGCCGAGTTTTTCACCCGCTTCGACCGCCGGTCGCACCAGCAGGATGCGCCGTACCTGTTCGCGCTCCAGCGCATCGACGGCGCAGGCCACGGCCAGGTAGGTCTTGCCGGTACCGGCCGGGCCGATGCCGAAGTTGATGTCGTTGCCCAGGATTTCCTTCACGTAGCGCTGCTGATTCAAGCCGCGAGGGCGAATCATGCCTTTTTTCGTGCGCAGGGCCACGGCAGGTTCCGACGGGGCGTGGTTGTCGAGTTCTTCGACAGCCGATTCCTGCAGGAACAGGTGGACCGTATCCGGCGACAGCTCGCTCCCCTTGGTTTCCCGGTAGAGACGGCGCAGCAGGTTTTCCGCGGAGGTGGTGTGCTTGGGTTCGCCGATCAGCTCGAACTGGTTTCCGCGGTTGCGGATCTCGATGGCCAGGCGCTGTTCGATCAAGCGCAGGTGCTCGTCGAATTGCCCGCACAGATTGGCGAAGCGGCGAGCTTCAAAGGGCTCGAGAATAAAGCGATGTGGTTCGATGGGTGCGTTCAAGGTCGTTTTTAGCCGCCCAGGGGCAATTGAGATGAAACCAAGGATAGCGCCAGTAGGCTGGGTGCGAAAGCTCTTAAACAGGCGAATCCGATCACAAGGCTTGGCACGATTCACTGTGGGAGCGAGCTTGCTCGCGATGGGGGCCTCACATTCAACATGAGAATTGACTGCCATGCCGCTATCGCGAGCAAGCTCGCTCCCACAGGAAGTGTGGGGTTACTGGATCAGTGAACCCCGCAGGGAGTGCGGTTGCGCGGCGTCGATGTGCACGTCGGCGAACTGGCCGATCAGCGCCGGGGTGTCGCAGCGGAAATTGACGATGCGGTTGTTTTCGGTACGTCCTTGCAGCTCGCCGGGGTCTTTTTTCGAATAATCGGTCACCAGAATCCGCTGGACGGAACCGACCATTTGTCGGCTGATCTCGAAGCCTTGCTGGTTGAGGCGATGCTGCAAGGCGTTGAGCCGTTCTTTTTTCAGTTCTTCCGGGGTGTCGTCCGCCAGGTCGGCCGCCGGGGTTCCAGGGCGCTGGCTGTAGACGAAGGAATAGGAGAAGTCGAAGCCCACGTCTTCGATCAGCTTCATGGTCTGCTGGAAGTCTTTCTCGGTTTCACCGGGGAAACCGACGATAAAGTCCGAGCTGATGCAGATGCCCGGCACTGCCGCACGCAATTTGCGCAGCTTGGATTTGTACTCCAGCGCCGTGTGGTTGCGCTTCATGGCCGCGAGGATCCGGTCGGAACCCGATTGCACCGGCAAGTGCAGGTGCTTGACCAGCTCGGGAACCTCGGCGTGGGCCTGGATCAGGCTGTCGGAGAACTCCAGCGGGTGAGACGTGGTGTAGCGGATGCGGTCGATGCCGTCCACCGCCGCCACCACGCGGATCAGCTCGGCGAGGTCCGCCAGGCGCCCGTCATGGGTCAGGCCGCGATAGCCGTTGACGTTCTGCCCCAGCAGGGTCACTTCGCGCACGCCGTTTTCGGCCAGGTGGATGATCTCGGCGATCACGTCGTCGAACGGTCGGCTGACTTCTTCGCCGCGGGTATAGGGCACCACGCAGAACGTGCAGTACTTGCTGCAGCCTTCCATCACCGACACATAGGCGCTTGGGCCGTCGATGCGCGGTTCGGGCAGGTGGTCGAACTTTTCGATTTCCGGAAACGAGACATCCACTTGCGGCAGCTTGGTCGCACGCGCGGCGTCGATCATCTCCGGCAGACGGTGCAAGGTCTGCGGGCCGAAGACCACGTCCACGTACGGGGCACGATCACGAATGGCCGCGCCTTCCTGGCTGGCCACGCAACCGCCCACGGCGATGACCATTTCCGGGTTGGCCAGCTTCAGCTCGCGCCAGCGGCCGAGCTGGGAATACACCCGGTCCTGGGCGCGCTCGCGGATCGAGCAAGTATTGAGCAGGATCACGTCCGCGTCTTCGGCGCGGGCGGTGACTTCCAGGGCCTGGTGTTCACCCAGCAGATCGACCATGCGCGAGCTGTCGTACTCGTTCATCTGGCAACCGTGGGTTTCGATGTAAAGCTTCTTGGCCATGGACGGAGTCATCACGTGATTCAAAGAACCGCGCATTATAGGGAACAAGTCCCCCGGTTCCTACCGCTGTGCGAGCAGTGGCTATGCTATAGTTCGCGCCCTCATTTTTACCCGCCGATGTGTTTCGCCAGCCATGACCAAACGTGAAGCTCCAATCTACAAGGTGATTTTCCTTAACCAGGGCCAGGTGTTCGAAATGTACGCCAAGCAGATCTATCAAAGTGATCTGTGGGGCTTCCTGGAAGTGGAAGAGTTCGTCTTTGGCGAGCGCACGCAAGTGGTCGTCGATCCGAGCGAAGAAAAGCTCAAGGCGCAGTTCGAAGGCGTGGTGCGCAGTTTCGTGCCGATGCATTCGATCGTGCGCATCGACGAAGTCGAACGCCTGGGCACGCCGAAAATCAGCGAAGCCCGCGGCGCGGTTGGCAACGTGATGCCGTTTCCGATGCCGATGCCTGAGAAGTAAGACTCAAGACCGAGGTGCTCCCAATCGCGAGCAAGCTCGCTCCCACACTGGATTGTCGATGCTCGCAAACTTGTGCGCACAGAGAACCCATGTGGGAGCGAGCTTGCTCGCGATTAGGTCATCAAGGCCGAAGCAATAGTCAGGGCAGCGGCGAAAAAGGCGTACGCCCATCGGCGTTCTGCAATTCCATCAGGTATTTGCGAAAGATCTGGCCCAGCACCTGGGTCGCCACTTCCAGCTCGTCGCGGGGCATCTGCTCGGCGACTTCGTCGGCGGTGTCCAGGGCTTCTTCGGCGCCGTTGAC of Pseudomonas fluorescens contains these proteins:
- the miaB gene encoding tRNA (N6-isopentenyl adenosine(37)-C2)-methylthiotransferase MiaB → MAKKLYIETHGCQMNEYDSSRMVDLLGEHQALEVTARAEDADVILLNTCSIRERAQDRVYSQLGRWRELKLANPEMVIAVGGCVASQEGAAIRDRAPYVDVVFGPQTLHRLPEMIDAARATKLPQVDVSFPEIEKFDHLPEPRIDGPSAYVSVMEGCSKYCTFCVVPYTRGEEVSRPFDDVIAEIIHLAENGVREVTLLGQNVNGYRGLTHDGRLADLAELIRVVAAVDGIDRIRYTTSHPLEFSDSLIQAHAEVPELVKHLHLPVQSGSDRILAAMKRNHTALEYKSKLRKLRAAVPGICISSDFIVGFPGETEKDFQQTMKLIEDVGFDFSYSFVYSQRPGTPAADLADDTPEELKKERLNALQHRLNQQGFEISRQMVGSVQRILVTDYSKKDPGELQGRTENNRIVNFRCDTPALIGQFADVHIDAAQPHSLRGSLIQ
- the ybeY gene encoding rRNA maturation RNase YbeY: MLELDLQVACEHAAPSEAQFRQWCELALRQRSADSELTIRLVDEPEGRELNHTWRQKDYATNVLSFPADVPDELLDIPLLGDLVICVPVVEREAAEQDKPPEAHWAHLVIHGCLHLLGYDHIEDDEAEEMEALERTLLAELGHPDPYAGDEH
- a CDS encoding DUF1820 family protein — encoded protein: MTKREAPIYKVIFLNQGQVFEMYAKQIYQSDLWGFLEVEEFVFGERTQVVVDPSEEKLKAQFEGVVRSFVPMHSIVRIDEVERLGTPKISEARGAVGNVMPFPMPMPEK
- a CDS encoding PhoH family protein, with the translated sequence MNAPIEPHRFILEPFEARRFANLCGQFDEHLRLIEQRLAIEIRNRGNQFELIGEPKHTTSAENLLRRLYRETKGSELSPDTVHLFLQESAVEELDNHAPSEPAVALRTKKGMIRPRGLNQQRYVKEILGNDINFGIGPAGTGKTYLAVACAVDALEREQVRRILLVRPAVEAGEKLGFLPGDLAQKIDPYLRPLYDALYEMLGFEYVAKLIERQVIEVAPLAYMRGRTLNNSFIILDESQNTTVEQMKMFLTRIGFGSTAVITGDITQVDLPRGTKSGLNHVIQVLKDVPGISFTHFMPKDVVRHPLVQRIVEAYERFENREADDTTEGKGNRHNA